One genomic segment of Desulfocapsa sulfexigens DSM 10523 includes these proteins:
- a CDS encoding protoporphyrinogen/coproporphyrinogen oxidase, whose translation MSSEKQTIIILGAGPAGLMLAFKLLQRAELNIELIIIEKRNHPGGIAASFQQEGIWLDYGSHRLHPSTPEHILNDIKNIIGPSLLKRVRNGRIRLQGHYLKFPLQPLDCLVHLPVSFIFGIFRDILKKPFRPSGPALSFADQLLHGLGPTICEKFYFPYAKKLWGCPPDQIDVEQARKRVSAGTVSKIVKKMLSFLPGVNSSEANVFYYPEEGIGQISEKLAAKVTDMDGQIIYDTTVTGITMEKSRGFSISVKKHNDVHKQLKADFIFSTIPVTRIVSLLASKRSCPALTAAESLTHRNMVFFYLLMECDQWQVVDAHYFPETDYIFSRISEGKNYNGTLTPRGKTIICCEIPCQHDDEIWLADDEKLKRLVLADMKKGAIPAKNLVKVFSKRQTNVYPVYTIGYSKKLRVIEQYLSKIPTLISLGRQGLFTHDNIHHTMMMADRAAHCLGINGQWDVDKWEEFCNEFSNYVVVD comes from the coding sequence ATGTCTTCAGAAAAACAAACAATCATCATATTGGGTGCCGGACCAGCAGGGCTGATGCTGGCCTTCAAACTGCTGCAGCGCGCAGAGCTCAATATTGAGTTAATTATCATTGAGAAACGGAATCATCCTGGAGGCATTGCTGCTTCGTTTCAACAAGAAGGAATATGGCTGGATTATGGCAGCCATCGCCTCCACCCATCAACTCCAGAGCATATTCTTAATGATATAAAAAATATTATCGGCCCATCCCTGTTAAAAAGAGTACGAAACGGCAGAATTCGACTACAGGGGCACTATCTTAAATTCCCCCTCCAGCCACTGGATTGTTTAGTTCATCTTCCGGTTTCCTTTATCTTTGGAATCTTCAGGGATATTCTGAAGAAACCATTCAGACCTTCAGGGCCAGCTCTAAGTTTTGCCGATCAACTTCTTCATGGCCTTGGTCCAACTATCTGTGAAAAATTTTATTTCCCTTATGCCAAAAAGTTATGGGGGTGTCCACCCGATCAGATAGATGTAGAACAGGCAAGAAAAAGAGTTTCCGCTGGGACTGTCAGTAAAATAGTGAAAAAAATGCTCAGTTTTCTACCCGGGGTGAACTCCAGTGAAGCCAATGTTTTCTACTACCCTGAGGAAGGTATTGGGCAGATTTCCGAAAAGCTTGCTGCAAAAGTGACAGACATGGATGGGCAGATAATATATGACACAACAGTCACTGGAATAACGATGGAAAAGAGCCGGGGTTTTTCCATCTCTGTCAAAAAACACAATGATGTGCACAAGCAACTCAAGGCCGACTTTATTTTCTCAACCATCCCTGTTACCCGAATAGTCTCTCTCCTTGCTTCAAAACGAAGCTGTCCGGCTCTCACTGCTGCCGAATCCTTAACACATAGAAATATGGTGTTCTTTTATCTGCTTATGGAATGTGACCAGTGGCAGGTTGTTGATGCCCACTATTTCCCCGAGACAGATTATATTTTTTCTCGAATATCAGAGGGAAAAAACTATAACGGCACCCTCACTCCTAGGGGTAAAACTATTATCTGTTGTGAGATTCCCTGTCAACACGATGATGAGATCTGGTTGGCTGATGACGAAAAACTCAAACGTCTGGTTCTGGCAGATATGAAAAAAGGTGCCATTCCCGCTAAAAATCTCGTAAAAGTTTTCAGTAAACGTCAGACAAACGTCTATCCCGTTTACACCATTGGATATTCAAAGAAACTCAGGGTTATCGAACAATACCTTTCAAAAATCCCAACCCTGATCAGCCTGGGACGTCAGGGGCTTTTTACCCATGACAATATTCACCACACCATGATGATGGCAGACAGGGCCGCACACTGTTTGGGCATAAACGGACAATGGGATGTGGACAAATGGGAGGAATTCTGTAATGAGTTCTCAAACTATGTGGTGGTAGACTGA
- a CDS encoding SGNH/GDSL hydrolase family protein, giving the protein MQLFSRESDRHHGKAKTYIQKGLLFVGVLTLCLLILEITVRYYCQVDSDGNYRILGRVLKPYHLAINTFAHHAQDYSNTSHSRVVYDEYLGWTPRVSNISANGQYCYNSLGARVDDKNPIEYKTAKPQDILRILIIGDSYSHGDEVPFQNTFGYYLEQLLNTAGIPAEVINLAVGGYGIDQALLRWRHSGRTLSADIVLLGLQFEDIQRNVNIIRSIYMPASGLPFSKPRYILQNNSLQLLNVPTLPPEEIMNILRNPLTEWDLAQYEQFLTIGNYEEHIIYKSKLIAMLTELFFPVEENSFFYNLSYEPAQLAMSLLDTFQSEIEQYGSQFIVVHIPNVIDVIKKRFTMEPKYSGLLSEIEKNHLVYKPLQTLAEQSKKGSLFNLYMEGGHYSAVGNKIIAQVIAENLIKQTDESTIQKKTR; this is encoded by the coding sequence ATGCAGCTATTCTCAAGAGAATCGGACCGACATCATGGTAAAGCGAAGACGTATATCCAAAAAGGGTTACTGTTTGTTGGAGTACTAACTCTTTGTTTGCTGATTCTTGAAATTACTGTTCGTTATTATTGCCAGGTAGACTCAGATGGTAACTACAGAATTCTTGGCAGAGTACTCAAACCATATCACCTGGCAATAAACACTTTTGCGCATCACGCTCAGGACTATAGCAACACATCTCATTCAAGGGTAGTTTACGATGAATACCTTGGCTGGACGCCCAGAGTTTCAAATATTTCCGCAAACGGCCAATACTGCTACAATTCTTTAGGAGCGAGGGTCGACGACAAGAACCCGATTGAATACAAAACCGCAAAACCTCAGGATATCCTGCGTATTCTGATAATAGGCGATTCCTACAGCCACGGTGATGAAGTTCCCTTCCAAAATACTTTCGGATACTATCTGGAACAACTATTAAACACTGCGGGCATTCCCGCTGAAGTCATAAATCTTGCGGTGGGTGGGTACGGAATAGATCAAGCTCTTTTACGTTGGCGACATTCCGGCCGCACTCTATCGGCAGATATAGTTCTCCTCGGTCTACAGTTTGAGGATATCCAACGAAATGTTAATATTATCAGATCGATTTATATGCCAGCCAGTGGCCTTCCATTTTCAAAGCCAAGATACATTTTACAGAATAATTCACTCCAACTTCTCAATGTCCCTACCCTTCCTCCTGAAGAGATTATGAATATCCTGAGGAATCCACTAACAGAATGGGATCTTGCCCAATATGAACAATTTTTAACAATTGGAAATTACGAAGAACATATTATTTACAAAAGCAAACTCATCGCAATGTTAACGGAACTATTCTTTCCGGTTGAAGAAAATTCATTCTTCTATAATCTAAGCTACGAACCTGCCCAATTGGCGATGAGCCTCCTTGATACTTTTCAGTCTGAGATAGAACAATATGGAAGTCAGTTTATTGTGGTCCATATTCCTAACGTAATCGATGTCATTAAAAAGCGGTTCACCATGGAGCCTAAGTATAGTGGCTTGCTGTCAGAAATAGAGAAAAACCATTTAGTGTATAAACCTCTTCAAACATTGGCAGAACAATCCAAGAAAGGATCACTCTTCAATCTATATATGGAGGGCGGCCACTATTCAGCAGTGGGGAACAAAATTATTGCTCAAGTAATCGCAGAAAATCTCATCAAACAGACAGACGAATCTACAATACAAAAAAAAACAAGATAG